The Salvia miltiorrhiza cultivar Shanhuang (shh) chromosome 2, IMPLAD_Smil_shh, whole genome shotgun sequence DNA window CTCATCACAGAGTAGCTGCATCCACAAATGCTCTTCCAGGTTGCCTTAGCGCCAAAGGTCCATGACATCCAAGAAGCTTGGCATTCACACCATCAGGCATAATCCTGTTCTCAGACTTCCATCGCAGATAGTCAGTTCGATTGTACTTGGTAAATCCCCATTTCCTGCTGACGATAATCTTTTGACGACCAGGAAACTTAAATTTTGCACGGCGTAGAGCCTCCTGAGCATGAGGGCTGTTGTTATCCTTGCAGCGAACAGACAGAAGGACCTGACCAATGGCTACACGAGCACAGACACCCTGGGGCTTTCCAAAAGCACCCCTCATTCCAGTCTGGAGCCTATCAGCCCCGGCACATGACAACATTTTGTTGATACGAAGAACATGGAATGGGTGAACCCTCACTCTCAAATGGAAAGCATCCTTTCCAGCAAACTTTGTCATGTACTTGTTGCATGCAATACGTGCTGCTTCGAGTGCCTCACTTGAAACATTTTCCTTCTCCCAACTGACCAAATGCACACAGAAAGGAAATTCATCAACACCCTTTCTTTTCATTCCCACATCATAAATCCTGATCTTGGGATCAGGCACACCACGACAGAATCGTGACTTTGGGTAGGGTTTGTTCTTGATTTGACGATAGCACCTTGCAGGTCTTCTCCCCATGGCGATGAGTCTGCTCGGCTCCCCGATTCAAGACAAATGCATATAAA harbors:
- the LOC131011719 gene encoding 60S ribosomal protein L10-like, translated to MGRRPARCYRQIKNKPYPKSRFCRGVPDPKIRIYDVGMKRKGVDEFPFCVHLVSWEKENVSSEALEAARIACNKYMTKFAGKDAFHLRVRVHPFHVLRINKMLSCAGADRLQTGMRGAFGKPQGVCARVAIGQVLLSVRCKDNNSPHAQEALRRAKFKFPGRQKIIVSRKWGFTKYNRTDYLRWKSENRIMPDGVNAKLLGCHGPLALRQPGRAFVDAATL